CGCGCAGCACGCACAACCTGAGAAAGAACGCTTTATCCTGACGCCCTGATGCAACACCGAATCGCCGACGCACGCAACGCCCTTTATGACGCTCTGGCATCCGGTGGGAACCATCCGTTACCCGCCCTCGCCAACCCGTTCGGAAAACGGCCGGGCACCGAGGCACTACCGGAAATCCTCGACTTCCACGACACCTTCCTCAAATTGCGCGAAGCCGGTGACGTGCCCTCTTATTGGCGCGAAATCGGTATCCGTCACCTAATCACCCTGCTCGATCTCATCACCTTGCGGTGGAACGACAAGGGCGAACACCATCATTCCGACGCCGAATTCGATGAAATCGAACGCCGCATCGAAGACCTCAATGCCCGTTACCGCGAGCAGGCCGACGAACTCGACCGCACCCGCGCCCGCACCCAACGCGACCTCGAAGTGTTCTTCCGCCAGGCACCCATCGGTATCTTGGTGCTGCGGGGGCCTGAACTACGGGTCGAACACGCCAATCCGCTCTACCTCTCGCTCATCGACAAAGGGCCCGACTTCATAGGAAAGAACTTCCTCGAGGCCCTTCCCGAACTGAAAACGCAGTCCGTCAAAGACATGCTGTTCGAGGTCTACCAAACCGGGCGGCCACACGTGGGCTATGAACACGGTGTGGTCCTGCGCCGCCACCAGCGCGAAGAGCAAACTTACTTCAACTTTGTCTACCAACCCCTGCGCGAAGACGACGGCACGGTCACGGGTATCATCGTCGTGTGCAGTGAAGTAACAGACATCGTCCTGGCCAAACAGGTGCTTTCGGAAAAGGAACGCGAATTCCGCAACATCGTGACCCAGTCGCCTATTGCCATCGCTATCTTTAAAGGCCCCAACCTTGTAATTGACCTGGCCAACCGCACGATGCTGGAAACGCTTTGGCGACGAACGGATGCAGATGTAATCGGACATCCGCTGATGGACGTCTTTCCCGAACTCGAAAACCAGCCCTTTCCGCGACTGCTGCACCATGTAATTGAAACGGGCCAGCCACTCCGCGACCGCGAAGCACTGGCGGTTGTGGATGGACCTGACGGACGGCGTTCGTTTTACGTTGACTACGACTATACGCCTCTTATGACGTCGTCAGGAAAAGCGGAAGGCGTGATTTGTACGGTAAACGATGTCACCGAAAAAGTGCAGGCCCGCAAACTGCTCGAATCCGCCCAAGTGCGCTACAGCCACCTCATCGAAACGCTGCCGGTAGGGATGTACACCATCGATGAAAACGGCTATATCGACCTCTACAACCAGGCCGCCGCCTCGGTATGGGGACGGCATCCGGAGCCGGGGGTCGACCGTTGGTGCGGCGCCTATCAGTTATATTCCCTTGACGGCGTGCCCATCCCACATGATTCGTGCCCCATGGCCCTGGCCTTCCGCAACGGTCAGTCATTGGAGGAAGAACTGTATATGGTGCGCGAAAACGGCGAACGGCGCCATGTGATCGTGTATCCACGGATGCTGCATGACGAAGACGGACGCCGGATTGGGGCTTCGAAAGTGATGATTGACATCACCGAACGGAAAAAAGCAGAAGAGGCGTTGCGGGAAAGCGAAGAGAAGTTCCGCCTGCTGACCGATACCATTCCACAACTCATCTGGACGGCGGACGCCCTCGGCAATATCGACTACTACAGCGATTCGGTCTACCAATACTGTGGCAAAAGTCCGGCTGAACTTGCCCGGAAAGGCTGGCTCGAAATTGTCCACCCTGACGACCGT
This genomic interval from Flavobacterium sp. HJ-32-4 contains the following:
- a CDS encoding PAS domain-containing protein codes for the protein MQHRIADARNALYDALASGGNHPLPALANPFGKRPGTEALPEILDFHDTFLKLREAGDVPSYWREIGIRHLITLLDLITLRWNDKGEHHHSDAEFDEIERRIEDLNARYREQADELDRTRARTQRDLEVFFRQAPIGILVLRGPELRVEHANPLYLSLIDKGPDFIGKNFLEALPELKTQSVKDMLFEVYQTGRPHVGYEHGVVLRRHQREEQTYFNFVYQPLREDDGTVTGIIVVCSEVTDIVLAKQVLSEKEREFRNIVTQSPIAIAIFKGPNLVIDLANRTMLETLWRRTDADVIGHPLMDVFPELENQPFPRLLHHVIETGQPLRDREALAVVDGPDGRRSFYVDYDYTPLMTSSGKAEGVICTVNDVTEKVQARKLLESAQVRYSHLIETLPVGMYTIDENGYIDLYNQAAASVWGRHPEPGVDRWCGAYQLYSLDGVPIPHDSCPMALAFRNGQSLEEELYMVRENGERRHVIVYPRMLHDEDGRRIGASKVMIDITERKKAEEALRESEEKFRLLTDTIPQLIWTADALGNIDYYSDSVYQYCGKSPAELARKGWLEIVHPDDRTAYRKRWLHSLQSGEDYTFEHRLRGYDGQYRWYLSRAVPLQNENGQVTQWVGTATDIQDQKDFQQTLEKVVEERTFELKRANMELEGRNKELSSFAYISSHDLQEPLRKIQTFVSIIIKTDHDNLSEAGRRNFERMQVAANRMKTLINDLLTYSRANNGEKVFEPTHLNTILGEITAELSDAVEAKNARILIDDLPVVNGIPFQLRQLFINLVSNALKFTRPEVPPVIRITSESVNGKDLTHEKADPGRRYVHLAVADNGIGFEPEYATKIFEVFQRLHSRGDYEGTGIGLAICNKIVENHEGILYAESQPGEGATFHIYLPLPA